The genomic segment CATCAAACCTGGCCCTAGACCaagctatgctgcggtgtagagccaaagccgtcTGCAAATGAAAATATAGTAAGGCATGTGCTAAAAGAGAAAGCAGAGAAAATTGACTAAGTTAACTACGCAACcttaccgtgaggttcatccccagcgaggactccatgacattctcgaggctcctcatctcgatctcccgcaagtccctcagGGTGGCGTTGTAGTAATGCTCCACCATGTAGCTCGCGGTCTCATAGACCGTCCCTCGGAAGGTCTCGGGGAGTTTCTCCAAAGCCTGGGTGTTAACTGGTATACGCACGGTGGGAGTGGGAGTTGGCGGGGTTCTAGTTGGTGTCTCCTGGTCCCGAGCTAGGACAGGAGGTAgcggaggaggtggaggcatgttcTCCACTGCTGCAGGGCCCTGGCTCCTCCCCTTAGTGGGAGACTTGTTGACGGGTccgggaggagtcttcttggtaaACCGGGGCTTCTTGACTAGGGGCCCTGACGATCCGGAAGGGGGattccccccctggaagatggactgcaggacgttgtctccgggttgtgccatctcttcacctgaaacaaAAAAGAAGCGTTAAGACACATGTAAGGTTATTCGATTAGAAGAAAAATCTAAGGATATATTAAAAAGGTCTTACCCTCCAAGctggaggaggaatctattgccacgacctccggccgcaGAGCTTCTATGGGGGACTCTAGGTTTATAACCTTACGAATGAGAAGGGGCTCGGGCTCCGGATtagcctcaggactggactcctctacatactgcctaagccccggagcgactacaccctccagaagggagggccacgacctaaggttggtcccgtactcctcaaagaaggctgacctaaaagccagggtgttgtctactgctacagtgcccctagggtggCTCATGTCAAAGGGTAACACCATttgatctacacactggagtagagttaAGTTAAGGTCTAGGTCATCTTGGTGgcgatgtacgagctggcttgggttaaacctagcgaGCCGAAGGTCTACGACAGCCCTGTCTAAAtccctaaacaggtatgggttaccttggccagaggggccggctgctgccccggactggatcCGATCCGCGTCAGGGTCCCGAGCAACCTCGAGGGGCCACTTCCGACGCACGAgtggcacctcgtcctcctcatcctgctCGTCATTCAGCGCAGCGCCCCCCTCGGGAATGGGCGCCAGCTCGCGGGTTACTGGGATGGTccgcgacctcctcaaggccagagtctgacCCGAAGAAAttaacttgcacgccagcatcgtcttatcagacacgagctggcggtagtctttttcgcttggtgggagccccgccaaggtctcgtattgaccctcgagggtcaccgatttggccgtcctcgcaaaaatagttgcacgatggtattcaagtGAATGCTCAAGGAAAGAAACACATCAGTGACGATTTTGCAAGctaaggatagaaagaacttatgaggacgattgaagtagtggtgatcgcagttgcgaaaccccgtcgacataaagaactggtccttaaagtcgttggggtggctgggcagctcgatgaccgcagcagAGTTGGGAAAACAGGTAAAGTAATAGAACATGTCACCTCGCCCCTGTTGATCCAGGCTGCAGAGGAAGAAAAAATAGAGGATGtccgctggtgtagggacctcccattcatgTTTTAGGAAGAGGTACCTgagccccgccagcagacggtaggagttcgGGGGCAGTTGAAAAGGAGCCAGTTTCACGTAATTCAGAAAgtctgcgaagtactggtccagaggaaggaaggccccgaccttgaggtgttcgtcgctccaggccgcgaactcctcgtcgagaggTGTGCAGCTCCTTGCACCCTCGAAGGGAGGTCGGacaacaagagcgcctgtcctaatttcgatgttatgggacagcaagatcttgttgaccctcccttgggtcgtaaccttcgagactatcctctcggcctcgaagaaggcattaggtcccacctcgacctctttctccacggtgggaccaaagtAGGGAATTGGAGATTCAGCAActatctctttccccttgctAGGATGACGAGCCGGCGGCACTCTTTttgggcatgttcttcctgggacccatctggtcacctaacaaacaaagatgaagaaagtttagataggcggcctaaaaatagaaaagggaatctaGCGCAAGAAGTGATTATTGTACACGagctaaggtaatctcagcccgcggtgtgtgAGGCCACGCGATGCTGTGATCACGCGCTTgtgtttccaacggatccccgattgctcAGGATCTATGTGTcaagagggtcaggataatgttttccttggagggaaagtttcaaaaaagcaaaaccgcctaggaagcgtgacccctaagctactcggttttgcaccccagaaacctatCGCCTTCCCCCCTCCAAACAGGCATCCCAGAAAAAACTACCCAGAAAAATTTACCCAGAATTTATCTTGCCCTATACatcacattcctaaacatgttcTTATATGATCAatgcccctaggataaaaacctacgcacaaaacaccagccaaaaacaacctactgtgtgcgactaagaaagaagttaACCTAACAAAGGAACGGAAATATCACAAAgtgcaacaggcagaggacttacagtgttttTTCCGTATGAAAGTCGCAAAGAGCGTAGGAGTCAGAGTCCTGGTGAAGCCTTTAAAGCTGGAGTTGCGAGAAAACTCGTGGCAAGAGCGTAGGGATCTCTGGGACGACAACCGAAAGAAGAAAGACATCTGAGGTTAAAGAggagagaagatgaagaaaaaaaaattcaaataaaagatggctcatgcgaaaggtggccaaccttatatatacgtaaaaggcaaaggGATGAGGATCGTTCGATCGCATCAATgcaagatacgagggtcataactcgagagacGAAACGatggccgaagataggctaggccatttaatgcgattatcggaagacggaccgtcgccaaccacggtgctccacgtgtccgatacctACGCAGTGGACGGGACATGAAGAGTTGAAAAAAGGAAcctaaaagcccccgctgtggTCACAAATGACGTCATGTGTCATGaacagaggcttggggggcaaatgtacaccctaaatatctgtgagttattagcgagctggaaaaaggcataattcagtccgccacgtgtgaatcgtccacccggagctgctaTTATGAGTCTCCACCTCCCTAGCCCGAGCTGATCAGAGAGTTAGCAGTCTACTCGACGGCAAAGGATCAGTAGTATGgactggcgctacatcaagcccGAGGTGCGGCATAGATTTTACACTCGAATCGTTGTAAAggctaccacgcaatgtaaacgtgcgcatatcagacatcacgtgtctattccattcctgaattctcggacacgcaatataaacgtgcgtgttcaggcttcccatgactggtttgggccatgcggcccattatcccccttacctattgattagacaacacctcattgtcaagttttaggaattaatcatcagtgtcacagaagtgacatgacgggtaagaaggtcacgggatgaccccctttaccaacgcccaggtatcctctccctataaataccaaggccctgggcgttgcaaggggttggtgtttttgtggtaaagaaacactctgtaaggaatactcaagagatatcaataatactgactggtggactagagggattttaaccttcgaaccacctaaaaaggaaaggagtgataaccttcccccGATACTAATTTTGCCAGTTTAGAGTTACGACATTTTCATAGTACGGTTCAcgatttagcactaatccatcccgtttattcgtataattacctgttgacgaagaaccgcatcaacaggtGTATTATCttgtttaagatatttattagttgtttccaagtggtttgaggtttagaaaagacATAAGAGATTGTTTCCGTTGAAAAGTTGTCcagtaagtgaaattttgtgttttatgaggatTTTGTGGTTGTTGGAGtacaaactatttttttttttacatatttgaCTGAGTTTATAAAACGGTAGATATTTTTATAAAAGTTTGAATAGACGTGGatactcatttaatttgggtgatgatcttggaaattagAATTTATCAAAACCGATATATAATAATTTTGTGATGACGTTTGTTGGTATTTGATATATGTAGTTGCGAAGGTTAGTTGATATTGATTACtaattgattttgatatttgaggataggtaAAATTAAGTGGAAGCTCTCACAATATTTCTCCAAGTATCTAAGATAAATTTAACACTCGATCTAAGtagtttaagatattttaggcatgatttggatatgaaatttgatatgatgttttatggatatttgtAAATGGTAGTTCAATGTCTTGCTTCCATCATTATG from the Humulus lupulus chromosome X, drHumLupu1.1, whole genome shotgun sequence genome contains:
- the LOC133807277 gene encoding uncharacterized protein LOC133807277, translating into MLACKLISSGQTLALRRSRTIPVTRELAPIPEGGAALNDEQDEEDEVPLVRRKWPLEVARDPDADRIQSGAAAGPSGQGNPYLFRDLDRAVVDLRLARFNPSQLVHRHQDDLDLNLTLLQCVDQMVLPFDMSHPRGTVAVDNTLAFRSAFFEEYGTNLRSWPSLLEGVVAPGLRQYVEESSPEANPEPEPLLIRKVINLESPIEALRPEVVAIDSSSSLEGEEMAQPGDNVLQSIFQGGNPPSGSSGPLVKKPRFTKKTPPGPVNKSPTKGRSQGPAAVENMPPPPPLPPVLARDQETPTRTPPTPTPTVRIPVNTQALEKLPETFRGTVYETASYMVEHYYNATLRDLREIEMRSLENVMESSLGMNLTTALALHRSIAWSRARFDEIKGEFQTAQAALSSALQQERDAKAALTAVKENEKVAQVALTATKTDLEAAQGALATTKIDLEAAQAGLATTKAELEEAKAALVAERASSSSSMEAMLYYCWAFNQDGDFSFLAPEVWEPFLEKFKARLQQEAPSETGETSAAGE